One Brassica napus cultivar Da-Ae chromosome C4, Da-Ae, whole genome shotgun sequence genomic region harbors:
- the LOC106400464 gene encoding cation/H(+) antiporter 21 — protein MAEPPTSDEPNITYSLSTSRYGNIVCYNQTNETLVGDYSGWQSAKSIETALPFFVMQLLISNLTYGLMYSLTRPLHLPPFVAQILCGLLFSPTVLGRNSIVLEKLFPYRYTMFMETFANLALVYNMFLLGLGMDLRMIRIKQVKPMVIAIVGVVVALLAGSGLYYFPGNGDPDTILAGCLYWSVALSCTNFPDLARILADLKLLRSDMGHTAMSASIITDLCTWVLLVFGNACFNKQGVWNDLMPCALVSTIAFAFFCIYVIHPGIVWAFANTVKGGHVGENHVWFTLVGVVFCALITDAFGVNSITGAFLFGLSIPHDHIIRNMIEEKLHDFLSGFLMPLFYVICGFRVDLDYLLQNTTVGVLVFVISSCFMVKIFSTVICSLFLGMPLRDGFAVGALMNTKGTMALVILNAGRDSKVLDVILYTHMTFAFLVMSIVVQPLLTFTYTPNKKLTFYKYRTVQKLKGEEEFRVLTCVHVLGNVPGITNLLHISNPTKKSPLNIYAIHLVELTGRTEASLLIMHDESKPKVNFSDRVRAESEQIAELFEGMEVNSDAVSVQTLTAVSPYATMHEDICTLAQDKQVSLILLPYHKNMTPDGRLGEGNYGHEGVNQNVLRNAPCSVGVLVDRGMTTVRSEASSFNAEITKKEIAMLFIGGRDDREALAYAWRMVGQEMVKLTVVRFVPGRDALVSAGKLSVEYAKEAQVDEECIYEFNFKTMNDSSVTCIEKVVNDGQEVIEAIREMEDNHSYDLYIVGRGYKVETPVTAGLTDWSSNSDLGTIGDTLASLNFTLHASVLVIQQYSAANRRTSENHQEHVKGGAKTANEAKMNSHEEEDDGDEQYQMGMRK, from the exons ATGGCCGAGCCCCCTACGAGTGACGAACCAAATATAACCTATTCTCTCAGTACGTCTCGGTACGGTAATATAGTATGTTATAACCAAACGAATGAGACCCTAGTCGGAGATTATAGTGGATGGCAGAGCGCAAAGTCGATTGAAACGGCGCTTCCTTTCTTTGTAATGCAACTACTCATCTCTAATTTGACCTACGGCTTAATGTATTCTCTGACTCGGCCGCTACATCTTCCTCCTTTCGTCGCTCAAATCCTT TGCGGATTACTGTTCAGCCCGACTGTGCTTGGTAGAAACAGTATTGTCCTCGAAAAATTATTTCCTTATAGATACACAATGTTTATGGAGACATTCGCAAACTTAGCTCTCGTCTACAACATGTTCCTCCTCGGTCTCGGTATGGATTTGAGGATGATAAGAATCAAGCAAGTCAAGCCAATGGTCATAGCCATCGTTGGCGTTGTTGTGGCTTTATTGGCCGGTTCTGGCTTGTATTACTTTCCCGGTAATGGAGACCCCGACACGATCCTCGCAGGTTGTCTCTACTGGTCGGTTGCGTTGAGTTGTACGAATTTCCCTGACCTTGCGAGGATTCTTGCGGATCTCAAGCTCTTGCGTTCTGATATGGGACACACGGCCATGAGTGCATCCATTATTACGGATTTGTGTACTTGGGTTCTCCTCGTTTTCGGAAACGCATGTTTTAACAAACAAG GTGTTTGGAACGATCTGATGCCATGCGCGTTAGTATCAACCATCGCTTTTGCCTTCTTCTGCATCTACGTGATTCATCCTGGAATCGTTTGGGCCTTCGCCAACACGGTCAAAGGAGGCCACGTTGGAGAAAATCACGTTTGGTTCACCCTCGTAGGTGTCGTTTTCTGCGCCTTAATCACCGACGCATTTGGGGTCAACTCGATAACTGGAGCTTTCCTGTTCGGTCTCTCGATCCCTCACGACCACATCATCCGAAACATGATCGAAGAGAAGCTCCACGATTTCCTCTCGGGCTTTCTAATGCCTCTTTTCTACGTCATTTGCGGGTTTAGAGTCGATCTTGACTACTTGCTACAGAACACGACCGTTGGAGTGTTGGTGTTTGTGATTTCTTCGTGCTTTATGGTGAAGATTTTTTCTACCGTCATTTGCTCCCTCTTCTTGGGCATGCCCTTGCGTGATGGTTTTGCTGTTGGTGCCCTTATGAACACCAAAGGAACTATGGCTTTAGTCATACTCAATGCAGGACGTGACAGCAAGGTGTTGGACGTAATATTGTACACTCATATGACGTTTGCGTTCCTGGTGATGTCAATAGTGGTGCAGCCACTTTTAACCTTTACTTACACACCAAATAAGAAATTGACTTTCTATAAATACCGAACTGTTCAAAAActcaaaggagaagaagagtttCGTGTGTTAACCTGTGTCCATGTCCTCGGTAACGTTCCCGGCATAACCAATCTACTACATATTTCTAACCCGACCAAGAAATCTCCTCTCAACATCTATGCAATACACTTAGTTGAGCTAACCGGTCGCACTGAGGCTTCGTTGCTCATAATGCACGACGAGTCCAAACCTAAAGTTAACTTTTCGGACCGAGTCAGAGCGGAATCCGAACAGATCGCTGAGTTGTTCGAAGGCATGGAAGTGAACAGCGACGCAGTGTCGGTTCAGACACTCACCGCGGTTTCACCATACGCGACGATGCATGAGGATATTTGTACTTTGGCCCAGGATAAACAAGTCAGCCTCATCTTATTGCCTTACCATAAGAATATGACGCCGGACGGTCGGTTAGGCGAAGGAAACTATGGGCACGAGGGAGTCAACCAAAACGTTTTGAGAAACGCGCCTTGTTCGGTCGGGGTATTGGTCGACCGTGGCATGACGACTGTTCGATCTGAAGCTTCCTCGTTCAATGCCGAGATCACAAAGAAAGAAATTGCAATGTTATTCATCGGAGGCCGGGACGATAGAGAGGCTTTGGCTTATGCTTGGAGGATGGTGGGACAAGAAATGGTTAAACTCACGGTTGTGAGATTTGTCCCGGGCAGAGACGCTTTAGTCTCGGCCGGAAAATTAAGCGTTGAGTATGCAAAGGAGGCACAAGTGGACGAAGAGTGCATTTACGAGTTTAACTTCAAGACTATGAATGATTCTTCGGTCACTTGTATAGAGAAAGTGGTTAACGATGGTCAAGAAGTGATCGAAGCGATTAGAGAAATGGAAGATAACCATTCTTACGATCTTTACATTGTGGGAAGAGGGTACAAAGTAGAAACACCTGTAACTGCGGGTTTGACAGATTGGAGTAGTAATTCGGACTTGGGTACTATAGGCGATACATTAGCTTCATTAAACTTCACATTGCATGCTTCGGTTCTTGTGATTCAACAATACTCAGCCGCCAATAGACGAACCTCAGAAAACCATCAAGAACACGTTAAAGGTGGAGCGAAAACCGCTAATGAAGCGAAAATGAATTCTCATGAGGAAGAGGATGATGGAGATGAACAGTATCAAATGGGAATGCGCAAATga
- the LOC106400466 gene encoding cation/H(+) antiporter 21-like, translating to MVLETFANLALVYNIFLLGLGMDLKMIKIKQRKPIVIAIVGLVVALLTGSGLYYLPGNGDADKIFSGCLYWSVALSCTNFPDLARILADLKLLRSDMGRTAMSASIITDLCTWVLLLLGLVMFNKQGVSNDMMLFALVSTIGFVFFCIYVIRPGVAWAFANTVKGGHVGENHVWFTLVGVIFCSLITEAFGVTSIPGAFLFGLSVPHDHIIRDMIEEKLHDYLSGILMPLFYIICGLRLNLGYLSTNTSAGTLVFVISSCFMVKILSTVICSLFLRMPLRDGFAVGALMNTKGTMALVILNAGRDSKALDVIMYTHMTVAFLVMSILVQPLLTLTYTPKKKYSFYKYRTVQKLQGEVEFRVLTCAHVLANVSGLTSLLQVSNPTKRSPINVFAIHLVELTGRTTASLLIMNDETKPKANFSDRVRAESEQIAEMFEDIEVNNDAMLVQTLTAVSPYATMHEDICSLAEDKRASLILLPYHKNLTSDGRLGEGNDAHENINHNVLSDAPCSVGILVDRGMTIIRSESSSFHGEATDKEIAMLFIGGRDDREALAYAWRMVGQEMIKLTVVRFVPSREALFAAGEEAAEYVKEAQVDEEYIYQFNFKTMNDSSVTYTEKVVIDGPETIAAIREMEDNHSFDLYIVGRGYKVETPVTVGLTDWNTSPDLGVIGDTLASSNFTMQGSVLVIQQFSAAYRQTAGNNQEHVGCGAKVANEAKPLMNSHGEEEDDENEQYQMGMRK from the exons ATGGTTCTGGAGACATTCGCAAACTTAGCTCTCGTCTACAACATTTTCCTCCTCGGTCTTGGTATGGACTTGAAGATGATAAAAATCAAGCAACGCAAGCCAATAGTCATAGCCATCGTTGGCCTCGTTGTGGCTTTATTGACCGGTTCTGGCTTGTATTACCTTCCCGGTAACGGAGACGCCGACAAGATTTTTTCAGGTTGTCTTTACTGGTCGGTTGCGTTGAGTTGTACGAATTTCCCTGACCTTGCGAGGATTCTTGCCGATCTCAAGCTCTTGCGTTCTGATATGGGACGCACGGCCATGAGTGCATCCATTATTACGGATTTGTGTACTTGGGTTCTCCTTCTTCTCGGACTCGTAATGTTTAACAAACAAG GTGTATCGAACGATATGATGCTATTCGCGTTAGTATCAACCATCGGTTTTGTCTTTTTCTGCATCTACGTGATCCGTCCTGGGGTGGCTTGGGCCTTCGCCAACACGGTCAAAGGAGGCCACGTTGGAGAAAATCACGTATGGTTCACTCTCGTAGGAGTCATTTTCTGTAGCTTAATCACCGAAGCATTTGGGGTCACCTCAATCCCTGGAGCTTTCTTGTTCGGTCTCTCGGTCCCTCATGACCACATAATTCGGGATATGATTGAAGAGAAGCTCCATGATTACCTCTCGGGAATTTTGATGCCTCTTTTCTACATCATCTGTGGTTTAAGACTCAATCTTGGTTACTTGTCTACTAACACGAGCGCTGGAACGTTGGTGTTTGTGATTTCTTCGTGCTTTATGGTGAAGATTTTGTCTACCGTGATTTGCTCCCTCTTCTTGCGCATGCCCTTGCGTGATGGTTTTGCTGTTGGTGCCCTTATGAACACCAAAGGAACTATGGCCTTAGTCATACTCAATGCAGGACGTGACAGCAAGGCGTTGGACGTAATAATGTACACTCATATGACGGTTGCGTTCCTGGTGATGTCAATACTGGTGCAGCCACTTTTAACATTGACTTACACGCCAAAGAAGAAATATTCTTTCTATAAATACCGAACCGTTCAAAAACTCCAAGGAGAAGTAGAGTTTCGTGTGTTAACCTGTGCTCATGTCCTCGCTAACGTCTCCGGCCTAACCAGCCTATTACAGGTTTCTAACCCGACCAAGCGATCTCCTATCAACGTCTTTGCAATTCACCTAGTCGAGCTAACCGGTCGCACTACAGCTTCGTTGCTCATAATGAACGACGAGACCAAACCTAAAGCTAACTTTTCGGACCGAGTCAGAGCAGAATCCGAACAGATCGCTGAGATGTTCGAAGACATAGAAGTGAACAACGACGCCATGTTGGTTCAGACACTCACCGCGGTCTCACCTTACGCGACGATGCATGAGGATATTTGTTCGCTGGCCGAGGATAAACGAGCCAGCCTCATCTTATTGCCTTACCATAAGAATTTGACATCTGATGGTCGGTTAGGTGAAGGAAACGATGCGCACGAGAATATCAACCACAACGTTTTGAGCGACGCACCTTGTTCGGTCGGGATATTGGTTGACCGTGGCATGACGATTATTCGGTCTGAATCTTCTTCGTTCCATGGCGAGGCCACAGATAAAGAAATTGCAATGCTATTCATTGGAGGCCGGGACGATAGAGAGGCTTTGGCTTATGCTTGGAGGATGGTGGGACAAGAAATGATCAAGCTAACGGTTGTGAGATTTGTCCCGAGCAGGGAAGCTTTATTTGCGGCCGGGGAAGAAGCCGCTGAGTACGTGAAGGAGGCACAAGTGGACGAAGAGTACATCTACCAGTTTAACTTCAAGACTATGAATGATTCTTCTGTGACTTATACAGAGAAAGTGGTTATCGATGGTCCAGAAACGATCGCAGCGATTAGAGAAATGGAAGATAACCATTCTTTCGATCTTTACATTGTGGGAAGAGGGTACAAAGTAGAAACGCCTGTGACCGTGGGTTTGACTGATTGGAATACTAGTCCGGATTTAGGGGTTATAGGCGATACATTAGCTTCATCAAACTTCACAATGCAAGGTTCGGTTCTTGTGATTCAACAATTCTCAGCCGCCTATAGGCAAACCGCAGGAAACAATCAAGAACATGTTGGCTGTGGAGCCAAGGTTGCCAATGAAGCGAAGCCTTTAATGAATTCTCATGGGGAGGAAGAGGATGATGAAAATGAACAATATCAAATGGGAATGCGCAAATAA
- the LOC106399764 gene encoding cysteine proteinase inhibitor 2, whose protein sequence is MSKVYLIRLSLLGFLVIAVVAPSANATRKSVVLGGKADIPNVQTNIEIQELGRYCVEQFNLMEESEQGNAESIANTAVLNPLNFSRVVSAQKQVVAGLKYDLRIEVIQPDGTNRMFDSVVIIQPWLHSKKLLGFTPVATPVY, encoded by the exons ATGTCAAAGGTTTATCTTATTAGATTGTCATTGTTAGGGTTTCTAGTGATCGCCGTCGTCGCTCCATCGGCGAACGCTACAAGAAAGTCCGTCGTTCTTGGAGGGAAGGCAGACATTCCGAATGTTCAGACCAACATAGAGATTCAAGAACTTGGAAG GTACTGCGTGGAGCAATTTAATCTAATGGAAGAGAGCGAGCAAGGAAACGCAGAATCCATTGCGAACACCGCCGTGTTGAATCCGTTGAATTTTAGTAGAGTTGTGTCGGCTCAGAAACAGGTCGTGGCTGGTCTAAAATACGATCTAAGGATTGAAGTGATTCAACCCGATGGCACGAACAGGATGTTTGACTCAGTTGTGATTATTCAACCATGGCTCCATTCCAAGAAGTTGCTCGGTTTCACTCCCGTTGCTACTCCTGTCTACtaa
- the LOC106397948 gene encoding uncharacterized protein LOC106397948, giving the protein MLYNSFWDVRGEHNGSWIWRKLLKLRDLAYEFVRFDIRDGTTAYFWVDNWLGIGKLINVTGAVGTTYLGISRHAKVSDAARGNTWNIRGRRSRRYREVYDHILAAAPPSPGTGTDIILWKHGVDDYRTTFSAARTWDQLRERKSNVEWCKVVWFAQGVPRFSFVTWLSIRNRLSTGDRMRTWGITQVCGFCGERNETRDHLFFACPYSYTTWESLAKPLVGRNINPDWEWTVNRIRTMGGKSLDSILARMLFQTAVYYIWKERNSRRHHQRVTQTDQLRRFIDKAVRNRICSLRYTHGHKLEGLLRRWFQVTL; this is encoded by the exons atgct GTATAATTCCTTCTGGGACGTTAGAGGAGAACATAATGGATCTTGGATATGGAGGAAACTCCTGAAACTAAGAGATTTGGCCTATGAGTTTGTTAGATTTGATATCAGGGATGGTACAACTGCTTACTTCTGGGTTGACAATTGGCTTGGAATTGGGAAGTTGATTAATGTTACAGGAGCGGTTGGCACCACATATCTGGGTATATCACGACATGCCAAAGTCAGTGACGCAGCAAGGGGCAATACGTGGAACATTCGAGGACGTAGAAGTCGGCGGTACCGGGAGGTTTATGACCACATCTTAGCTGCGGCTCCCCCTTCCCCTGGTACAGGTACCGATATTATATTATGGAAGCATGGGGTTGATGATTACAGGACCACGTTTTCAGCAGCTAGGACTTGGGATCAACTACGGGAAAGGAAAAGTAACGTTGAGTGGTGTAAAGTGGTTTGGTTCGCACAGGGGGTTCCTAGATTCTCCTTCGTAACATGGCTATCAATAAGGAACAGGCTATCAACGGGAGATCGTATGCGAACATGGGGTATTACTCAGGTTTGTGGCTTCTGTGGAGAGAGAAATGAAACAAGAGATCACCTGTTCTTCGCCTGCCCATACTCTTACACGACTTGGGAATCTTTAGCAAAACCACTTGTTGGACGGAACATCAACCCCGATTGGGAATGGACTGTCAATCGGATACGAACTATGGGAGGAAAAAGCCTCGACTCAATCCTCGCAAGGATGCTTTTTCAAACAGCTGTGTACTACATCTGGAAGGAAAGAAATTCAAGGCGTCACCACCAACGAGTGACTCAGACGGATCAATTAAGAAGATTCATAGACAAGGCAGTTCGAAACCGCATCTGCTCTTTGCGATACACTCATGGCCACAAATTGGAAGGGTTACTAAGAAGATGGTTTCAAGTTACTCTTTAG
- the BNACNNG52000D gene encoding oil body-associated protein 1B — translation MEKAVHSSTTPGPEVPGEATKTGTSIVDTATSAVQSFAPVNQIHQHLCAFHFYSYDMTRQVEAHHFCSHVNEDMRQCLIYDGPDANARLIGLEYIVTEKLFMTLPDEEKKLWHTHEWEVKGGFLFMPGVPGPIQRQDLDKVAKTYGKVFHFWQVDLGHDLPIGLPNVMMAVTRDGQLFHEMIQETEKRFGVSIEGEREARAYMSGPELGIHPLANGGGKGLKLELREVDIKPVESVARVFV, via the exons ATGGAGAAGGCAGTTCACTCATCTACTACGCCTGGCCCGGAGGTTCCAGGGGAGGCAACGAAAACCGGCACTTCCATAGTCGACACCGCCACCTCCGCCGTGCAAAGTTTTGCTCCGGTTAACCAAATCCACCAACATCTCTGCGC GTTCCATTTCTATTCTTACGACATGACACGACAAGTGGAGGCTCACCATTTCTGCAGTCACGTGAACGAAGATATGCGCCAATGTTTGATCTACGACGGTCCGGATGCAAACGCTCGTCTGATCGGATTGGAGTACATAGTTACAGAGAAGTTGTTCATGACTTTGCCTGACGAAGAGAAGAAACTTTGGCACACGCACGAGTGGGAAGTGAAAGGAGGGTTCTTGTTTATGCCTGGTGTTCCAGGTCCCATTCAGCGTCAAGATCTTGACAAAGTCGCTAAGACTTATGGCAAGGTTTTCCACTTTTGGCAAGTTGATTTGGGCCATGATCTTCCCATTGGTTTACCTAATGTCATGATGGCCGTTACCCGCGACGGCCAACTTTTCCACGAGATGATTCAGG AGACAGAGAAGCGGTTTGGGGTATCGATCGAAGGAGAGAGGGAGGCAAGGGCGTACATGTCAGGGCCAGAGCTCGGGATCCATCCATTGGCGAATGGAGGAGGCAAAGGGCTAAAACTAGAGTTGCGAGAGGTCGATATTAAGCCGGTTGAATCCGTCGCAAGAGTCTTTGTCTGA